From the Candida dubliniensis CD36 chromosome 2, complete sequence genome, the window AcaaatgttgttgtaataGTTTATTTCTGGCCCTaacagaaaagaaagaaatctTATTAGGAAATTTCTCATAGTAAcattaatatataattccactcaaagaaaaaatacaaccaaaaaaaaaagagaatattGCCaccatcaaattcatcttAGTTACCTTCTTAattacatatatatatatacatacatCTAAACATATCTacatataattattatttttgggaaagaataaatcaaacattgacaaaatcaaaaaaaaaaaaaaaaaatcaaaataaaacaatatagCCAAAACATACAATTATACCAGATATGCTGCCTATCGAGAAGAAGACAAAGGTGGATAAGGTGCCTAAAACTAATGTGTCTGCTCCTGTTCCCCTAAAGCATGTCCCACATCCAGTTCCCAAGGTTGCTTCTCTGGACCATctcaaacaacaaatcttTGAACAGGATGGACCATTGAGGTCTTTGACTCCTAATACAATGGGCCAAGTGCAAAGACATATGGTAAGAAGACCATCATTTGGAACAATTGTTACCACCAGGGAAAAGCATTACAATTTGGATTATCCAGAAGATCCCGAGGAATTGACTAAATTACAACTTGATCCTGCATCAAGGTTTTATGCCCGATCCAAACCAAGAACTTTGAATTTACCCAGCTTGTTACCatataaaattgaaagtcCACAAGACCAAGCTAAGTTTTTAAGTCACATTGTGTCTCATCTTTATATTGCAATCAAAACATTAGATATTCAAGGCTCACTTAGTGTTAGTGCCAAAGACTTGGCTGCCTTAAAAGACGTTATTTCGGATGTTGATTTGGCTTTGGAAACAAACTTATTTGAGATGAACAATGAACCAAGTTGCGATGAAGGCAACGACGAAAGTATTTctgatgattttgaaatttctgATGACgaagaggaggaagaagaagaggaagaggaagaagaggaCGAAGAAGATCAAGGAGACAGAGATGCTACTACTCAACATAAGAAATCGCCAAAGTCAGCTGCAGTTGTTGGTGTGAAGACTTGGTCACACGAATTAATGGTGTGGCTCAAAATGAAATACGATATGCCCATTACATTGAGAGTAAACTTGGCTAGAGTATATTATGCAATTTGTCTTTGCCGTGGTCAACAtgtgaatttgaaaacttaCATTAGAATTTTCGAGTTGTTGACAAAGgatcaattgttgttgtacaGCCATGGTTTGAGATTACCATGGGAAGATTTGTGCCGAGAGTTAGAACTACATTTTGCTGCCATTGATGTAGGGTTAACcatatttgaaaagaaagatcACAAGCAATTGATTAAACTTGCCAGCAGAGCCAACTATTTCTTTGAGAGGGATTGTTTACCAAAGATTTACGAAAGAATCGGCTCATATTTTGCTGTCAATAGCTCTGCCTTGGTGATGTCATCTTTGTCACTTTTCCCTACGGTTTTCACACCTAAGGGTGTGGAggatgaaaatgatattcGTCATTACATCCAGTCGTTTTTCTATATGTgggaaaaattgaataaaaccAATGGATTTGATGTACAAATAAGCTCTAGGTTAGGTATTATTGCCATGTCTACTTTGTCAACAATTAATGACGATATCGAAACCAGAAAGTTTTTGAAGTTAGGGAAGTTTGGGATTTTTACGGCAGATCAGATGCAGTATATGATGAATACATTAATCAATAGTTTGAGTATTATGATGGACAAATATTCTTCGATGAAGTTGAAGTATTTCCACGGATTTGCCTCAACAATTGTTTTCTCAATGATTGGAGACTCGGCTTTAGCCGAAGGAGGGATTTTAAACCACTTGCGCACACTAGTTAATGCAATTGAAAGTTACATTCATCCGTCCAATACTGGCGATTGGACGaaaccaatttcaaaaatgattttggcattgatatatcaatttcataaaaGATATAATTCAGAAGTGGAAAGTCGTGGCTTCTATAATAATATCCCAGAAGAATTTAAACTCTCAAGAAACGTTGTCAAGGAATTTGTTTCCATATTATTGCCGATTGTCAAAATAGGCATTCAGtccaagaaagaaaaggtTGGAAGCGATTACATATCTGCTTTGCAGCTTTTAGCTTTCTTAGAGCCAGAGTATGTTCTTGAGAATACACTTTTAGATATCTATGAGTCTATGGAAGGGGTAATATCTACTCATAGAGTGTCTACAGCCCTTAGCACCATTGAAACATTGTCGAGATTTATTGTATCTACGCCGGTATATAGAGTTCATGCTACGAGAATATTGCTGTTGGCTTTGCCTGGAATCGACTCAaatgatttagaaaaaaCAATGCAAAGTTTAGAGGTATTCACATCTATCGCCAACTATGCACCCTTTTATGACTTGACTAATGGGGAAGGGGATTCTATGTTGGCATTGGAATTTACTCAAGGGcatattgattatttgaagaGAAAGATTTACGATGGTAACATTGAAAGTTTCCAAGTCGATGCCGATTTAGAAGTTCAAGCATtgaaatcatcaacaagtGCATTTAAGGATTTGATCAAGAGTTTAACCCAGCGATTGACCTTGCTTTTGGAGAATCTACCAGATCCAGAAATAAGCGTAGGTTTGGAGAGCGGTCTTGCAGTTTCATTACCAAAGTTTTTATACATTatatttgaatcaatttcagATGACTTGTTCAAGCATTTCCGGAGCGACTTTTTTGAGTTTGTGTTCAATAATACATATCATACAATAGCTACTACAGTATCGGAAATTTGTGGTGGTATAATCAAACGTGATCCAAAAGCTTTCAAAAAGAATGCTCGCATTCTCATTGAGAAAATTAAGGATGAAATTCATGAAAACGAAGCAGGAGGTTACAAAGGTGGCGTTGATATTGTTCCACGTGATCAGGCACTATTCTGGTATTTAACGATCTTGAACGAGATGATTGGGAATGCCGGAAACCAAATTATTGACATGTCATCAGAGGTCTATGAGTTatcattctttttaatGGAAAAGGTCAAGAGTCCTGTGGTTTTCCCCTCTGCTTATCTTGTAAACCAAGTTTTGCAGACTGTCACAAAAATCAAAGTGAATGAATGCAGGTTAATTTCTCCAGCCTATGAACAAGAGTACGGTATTGATGAGAAATGTTGGGGAGGGTTTTGGAACCAAAGCATTAGATTTTCGAAAGAAAATATCACTTTTGATTGGTTCATTCCTTCAGAACAAGATGTTACCTTTGcagttgattttttcaatgctCATGTTTCCAAAAGTTTAGAGAATTCCATGAGATTGATACATGAAtatgaaaaggaaaaaaattcaattttaaagtCATCCTCAGGGGTTGTGGATGATATCAGACTGATGCTTTTGTATTTGGCTTATTCATTGAGTGGTGTCtcatttttattggatCCATCATTTGAGGAAAATATtccaaaaataaaccatGACGGTGAATCCATTCAGCAAAGATTATTGCTTTTGAAGCAAATTAGAGAATTGGCTCGAGTGTCAAACCAGAGAGAAGATTCCATTGATGAGGGAACTCCAGAATATAtggaaaaaattataaatgaCTTGACCAATGAGGATTTCGACATCCTTTCTGAATTTGAACAAGGTGATAATGACTTAAGAGACAGCAAAAAACAGGAAGAAGAGAACAGAGGTAGAGAAAAAGACGATGAGAGTATTATTTCGAAGCCCGCTTCACCAAGCCAAACCCCCATGGCTAGATTTGAAGCCAAGTCATTTCCATTAAGCAGATCTGAATCAGTTGCTCCCGCATATGATGAATCTGGAAGAGCAACACCACAAATCAATGGTGTCCATATGTCAAGTATGAACCCTGCAATAACTTTCAGAGAGAAGAGTTTGTACACATCAaactatttttttggtaCAGGTCTGGAAAATAGGAAATTTGCTGATTTATATTCCAAAGTCCACAAAACAAGAGAATTGATCGGGAAGAGTTTACACGTCATATACAAATTCTTAATGGAGAACTTCCCCGATAATaccaaaattttcaaagactttttgtttgttattGGCATTTGGTTTTCAGATATGGGCCGTGAAAGAGCACTTGATGCAAGTCATGCAAAGATAAATTATGGATATGTTAGTTATCTTCAAACTATCAATAGAGTTAGAAAACCATTTACCAGAATTGCCATTGGAGCTAGATTGGAGTTGTACCATCTGTTTAGAGTTGCATTGCATGCAACCTCACGCACTGAAACAAGCTTAGATAAGCTCTTATTGGAAGACGTGGTGAAACTTTCTGTGTCTACCTATTCTAACATATCTGCTAATGCTCAAAGTATATTGGTTGATGCAATGAAAAGATTAAATGGCTCTTATAGTCTTATTATTAAGTCGGCATTCAAGCACTTGGCCAAAGCATTAGAAATGGACGATCACCAGAGAATAGAGAGCGGGTTAAGCATCTTTGCCATCAAGAAGATTAGAGCCAGATTGCAAACTGATTTCTATAATATATACAGGTATGTGGATTTGTTGTACCGTTGCTTGAATGTTGACAACCAAAACGTTTACAGTTCTGCGTACGTCTTGTACTCCAATGTACGCAAAGGATTGACACCACCAAGCAGTGTTTGTTTACTTAATGAAAGTGCAATTGATTCTATTAGACCACCTGACCAGTTTATTGACTTGGAGATAAAAGCTGTAAAATTGGCCAAGGAAAACAAGAGAAAGATTTACTttgaaaaacttgaaaaattgCAAGAGAAAATATTGGCAGACGAAAGCACTAATGGACACTGGAAGATCACTGTACTGAGCTTGGAGTTGTTGCTGAACTTGCAGTCATATTTGGAAATACCGACGAGATTAGACATTTTACTTTTATTCCACAAAGAGGCAGCACTGGATCATCCTTTAATTTCAAGAAAAGCTTTACAAGGTATTAGTGGAGTTGTCAACAAGCTTTGTACCTTGACCAAATATAACTACGACATCAAACTGATGTACGATTTGAACTTTGTTTCTCCTCATTTAACAATCGTGGACACCAGACCTGACCATGGAGTTTCCTATAAGGCAAAGTGGcaagaagaattacaaaatacAGAGTATCCAAATTATTACATTGATTACAAGCCAAGTGTAGGTTGGTTATTCTGGAAGGACTCTCTTTTAGCAGTGAATCCTGCACCATTCTACAAACTTGATTTGAATCCTTCAGATTTAGAGACATTGAAAACATTTTCAGAATTTATTAGCAAAGACTGGGTTTTAAAAATAGTGAAGTTATGGGTGACTGACGCGGAGGTTAATTCATCTTTTCAAGTAATGGACGTGTTTGTTATTGCGGCATTGGTGGTTTTAGTTTCTAATGCCTACACCAAGAATTTTTCATTCCATGATTTAGTAAGTATTATTGATGAGATTTATGTCCCAGATGAAAAAAGTGCCCACATAATCACTGCTCAATTAATCATAGGTATTTTATTTGGGTCGAAGACAATGTCACCGGAATTTTGGGAAGAAAGAGATGAATATGTCAGCAAGTACTTGAAGAGAATTTTGAATGAAGATTTATCTCCTGATAATCAAGGTATTTGGCATGTTTTTTCAGCTTTTCTTCCGGGGCATACCGATGTTAGAAGATTCCCCAAAGTGATAGATGTGATTCTCAATTTCCAGTTAGACCCTAATTCAGACACCGCTTTCAAAGATTCTACTAGAATTGCATATATGAGAGGAGTCATCGGTTCGATTTCGTGGCGTCTTGGAAATTCAGATAAAGTTTTAGAGTTTTGtatgaaaaatatcaacaacaggTATGCCGCAGTGAGATCACAAATTGGTAATTTGATGGCAGTATTGtcattcaattattatgtCGAATCAATATCCGATAGTAAGACATTTATTCAGAACTGTAACAGGAAAGAAGGTTTAATGTTGTATGATGGACGTGATAAGTGCAAGATTGTTACAATAATACCTGAGTTATTTGCCCAAATTGAGCATTGGAGAAAAGAATGTCAGCATTTGACTCCGCAAGAAATACTCAAGACAAATTACATATACACAGCCACGACCGTCTTGATATGGATAAGACAAGAGTTGAATACTAATTTGTCCATAATGTTTGAATTTTATGTGTGCCTGCACATTATTCCTTTTTTGCTtgaattgatatatttgaGAGAGGTGTGCCAGTTGGGAAACATTGACCCAATTAcggttttgaaaaaagtgTCGCAAATCCCCTATACCACTGATTATTTAGAGAACGTAATCAGCATGTTGGAGCATTTCGCTGAAAAGGAGTTAAACCTTGTCCAAACTTTAGTAATGGGAGAATTTACAGAGACTGTGTATTTCAAAAACTTATTCAAGTTGACTAGAAACCAAAGAGAGCgtgttttcaatttatccaaTAAATTGCTCAAGAATAAGCACGCAGAAATAAGAGAGTCAGCTGCTGAGACATTATCAGGCTTGATTCATATATCACCAGTAGAAGAAGTAGAAGGGTTGGTTGAAAAGTATAGTGACCTTTATTCTAAAGAATTAGATAAAGTGAGAAGGAAATACCGAAAAACTGGTTATAAGAATATGgaaaatgatgatatcATAAAATTGCATGGTGCCACTTTAGGTTTAGGTGCATTAGTACATGCATTTGCGTTTTCctcaccaccaccaaaatgGGTTCCTAAAATATTAACTACATTGGCAAACAAGTCAACCGGTATACCGGGAATTGTTGGTAAGACTGCAAAAGAGTCCTTAGGgaaattcaaaaagaaCAGACAAGACAGCTGGCACATTGACAGCAAAGTATTTACCGAAGAACAAATACAAGATCTTGAAGGTGTTCTTTGGAAGAGTTATTTTATATAGTGTGAAGTGTGTGTTAGTTATTTACATTTTAAATTTACAGTTGAATTAGAACTACAATACAGGGGGGAGAGGAATATTTGgataataaaattacaaatataaaataacaAGAAGTACACAGACAAAAGTAGCtctatttattattttgtgaAACGATTCTcttttattcttatttCATAAACGAATTGGAATTTAGTTACAAGGTTCAGTCTCAAATTAAATGCAAACTTCTTCGACATTTCTATGTTAAATTAGTAACctcaaacaaaaaatctGAAAAGCTTATTGTGGCAGTACCAGACAAATCCTTATCATATTTCTTGAACACATCTGTTAATTTTCTCAAATATACTAATAGTTCGataaaattatcaaatctcAATTTTCCAACTCCTCCACTTTCTAATAAAGCATacttttgaaacaaatttaataCCAAATCAATATCCAATTTATAACCAATTTGTTCCAATATCTTTTGGAATTCCCCAAAGGAAATATCTCCGGATTTATTAGTGTCAGcttgaataaataatttcttgTAAGCAGAAAGATATTTCCACAAGGAAACAAACTGTTCAAAgtttaatgattttgtaGCCGAGTCGGGACCACAGAAAAGATTGATCATAAGCCTTATAGTAGAGTCTTGAAATCTGGAACGGTCAAAGTTCAACAACGCATGCGACAATTCCTTAGCGGAAATTCTGCCAGATCCATTTATATCAACTTTTTCGAAAACTGATCTCAATTCGCCCTCTAATTTTTGCTTTGAGGAAGTGGTTGCAGTTGTTTTAGTGGTTTCTAAGGAGTCCCTGGAGACATTATGCTTTGAATAATGTCCATTATTGGaagtttgttgttggtattgAGGAGCTTGGCTAGGTTGTGATGGTGCgtgttgttgatatatttgttgttgagccGGTGGAGGCAGAGAGTACGATGGACGTTGTTGGTACTGCATTGAAGGTGGAGGTGGTGCGTTAccatattgttgttgtggagGAATATTCTGATAAGGTTGTTGATAGCCTCCTTGTGGTGGCACACGAGAATGGCCTGGTGCCTGTTGGTAGTATTCTTGTTGTGGAGGTTGATTGTATTGCTGATATTGCTGTTGGGGTTGTACttgctgttgttgatagTGCGGCGATGCCTGTTGTGGTTGcgcttgttgttgttgttgaggaGGCGGTCTGTATGAAACCTTATATTGATTCTGCTGCGCTTGCTGAGGATACTTTCTGTTCACATTATTATGATGGGAGTGATGACTGGATTGAGAGCTATGATGTTGCAGTTGCAGATAGGATTGTTGAGGCGTGGGTTGAGGAGGCAAATCGTCCATGTTTATAAAAATTAGAATAGGTCACTCGACTAAATGAATATACAAAGGGTCTGTTGAACTAGAAGTTGTAACACGATAATAAATAGTTATGAATGCAcccttttttgttttccttCAAATATgtatcaaaaataaaaacaactAATGATGACAgtagtaaaaaaaaaaaatatgagtatcaacaatttaagTATCCTGActttattttgaaattgggGTTGTATGGctaattttaatttgttaattattattcttattccttttttttttttcctttgctttttttttttggttctcTCTgtcaaaacaacaaatctATGAAAAAGACACTacactacaacaacaaaaatagGGAAGGTTGTGAAATAACCAAAATTGACCGAAACACACGATCTCTATAATCCTTACAATGttaattttggttttatatGTGATACCCAAAGTTGTAGCGGGACTAATCCTATCTGATTTGCTACACCTCTTACCCATTTGTTTATGcttaatattattttttattttatatattgtACATGAAAGTATTCatggtaaaaaaaaattgagctactacatatatataataaatagtTCACTCCCGttcatttaatatttttccCAACATTAACTAATGGACAAAACATAATTAAACCTAAAATACAAAATGCTGCAAGGACCTCATAGTGCAGTTTTTTCTCTAACATATTTAGTCTCTAGCTCTACCTCTGTAACCACCTCTTCTTGGACCGCCTCTTGATGGTCTTGGTCTTTCAGCTGGAGCATTCTTCAATCTAGTCAATGGCAAGATACCTTCTGGAATGTTCAATTCAGTTCTCAAGAATTCAACACCTTCGTCAGTCAAGgtgtagtagtagtattgCCATGAGAATTGAGTCTTGACGTAACCTTTAGAAGTCAAAGATTGTAAAGCCTTGATGACGTACAAGTTTCTggtatcaatttcatcGTGCTTTGGTTGGTTGTAGTCTTTTTTAGCAACAACGACACCCTCTATAATACATGTGTTAGTATATCCAAGTTTTTATTCttcatattttatttaGATATGTCTTGAAACGTGATAtggccaaaaaaaaaggtgtAGTTCATTTATATGTTGGTTGGTAGTCTAATATAAACGCCCCCAGTAAAATATAAGTTTCCTTTGAATAGTAATTACTGAATCTCTTCGATATGTTATTGCTATGAATATTGAAATCTTTCTTTATGAATATTGTTTATGATATAATTTGTCTATCTTTCATGAAATTTCGACTTATTGGGACTCCTTTAAAAATGCCATATTCTGTTCCAGTCTCTAATTCATATTTACATACCTTGGAAGAGGTATTGGTGGATCTTCTTTCTGTCTTCTTTTGGAATTAACATGCTGTGACTCTAGTTGATTGATAGTATTAAAAGAACCaaacttcaatttttcatttactagattccttttttttttcttttcctgTTGGTAAGACTGTAATTGTGCGAAAACAGTGTATGTCTTGAATAGtgagcaaaaaaaatttttttttattagtAGTGTCAAAAGGATAAGAAATGTGCACGTGTATGTTATGCCATTAGGGCTATAGCCCTAGATTTGGCgtgaattaaaaaaaagacacTCACACAAAATTATCGTTAACACTAGTCTTTACACCCTTTGTAGTTGTGTGTTATTGAATCGCCAGTGTAACCGTGGGCTACtactttaattaaatcattattaaaatgTTTCATTATTGCTATAAACATTATTGGCTGAGTACATATATACATTTCTAAACATCTGCTTGTCTTTTCTTGAATCTGCTAAAAAAATTGCTTAATGAgtcctttttttcttgcttTTCAACATCTTCCAAACTTTGCTCATTGGTTAATTTGTGGTCTCTCATAAAGAGTGCCGATACTATCATAGGAGCAACAAATGCAATACAGACACTCATCAATACTCTTTGAACTTCACCGTAAGCTTTGACTGCAGCCTCTCTTTCTGGGGACCCCCAAACGTAAGTTGCAATAAACGTGTATGGATCAGTATAAACGCTTGTAGCTAAAGTAGCATCACTAAGGTATTTGACTAATCTTGAGTACAACATTTGCGACCAAATTGCACCTGCCACTGATGAACCAACAGCATATCCAATTCTGTAGGTGGTAAACAATGCTGATGAAATCACAGCCATGTGTTCATGAGTAACACAACTTTGTGCACTGACATTGATTGGGTAGGAAAAGAACCCGGTACCAAATCCCATCAAACACATACCACCAATGATCCCTGCATGAGCATGCAACTGGGATCTAAAGTGGTACATGATACCAAATGCAACCATCCACATAGCACATCCAAATACGACAAATCCTTTCACACGTctaaaataaacaacaaataaccCGAAAATGAAACCCGTGACAACGGATACAAATGATGAAAGACTTGCAATTCTGGTAGCCGATGATTGCGATTCATTGACTGCCACCATTAACACTGTGTACAAAAAGTTAGATTCAACAGCGAAAACAAAGTCtaaaaagaaggaaattGTAACGACCGACCAAATACCTCTATCTTTCATTAAATGAAGTGGTACAATTGGGTCTCGAGCTCCGTAACCTTCCCATAAAAGGAACACGGGAATCAAGACACCTCCAAT encodes:
- a CDS encoding calpain small subunit homolog, putative, whose translation is MDDLPPQPTPQQSYSQSQHHSSQSSHHSHHNNVNRKYPQQAQQNQYKVSYRPPPQQQQQAQPQQASPHYQQQQVQPQQQYQQYNQPPQQEYYQQAPGHSRVPPQGGYQQPYQNIPPQQQYGNAPPPPSMQYQQRPSYSSPPPAQQQIYQQHAPSQPSQAPQYQQQTSNNGHYSKHNVSRDSLETTKTTATTSSKQKLEGELRSVFEKVDINGSGRISAKELSHALLNFDRSRFQDSTIRLMINLFCGPDSATKSLNFEQFVSLWKYLSAYKKLFIQADTNKSGDISFGEFQKILEQIGYKLDIDLVLNLFQKYALLESGGVGKLRFDNFIELLVYLRKLTDVFKKYDKDLSGTATISFSDFLFEVTNLT
- a CDS encoding bleomycin resistance protein, putative (Similar to S. cerevisiae BLM10); translated protein: MSPIEKKTKVDKVPKTNVSAPVPLKHVPHPVPKVASSDHLKQQIFEQDGPLRSLTPNTMGQVQRHMVRRPSFGTIVTTREKHYNLDYPEDPEELTKLQLDPASRFYARSKPRTLNLPSLLPYKIESPQDQAKFLSHIVSHLYIAIKTLDIQGSLSVSAKDLAALKDVISDVDLALETNLFEMNNEPSCDEGNDESISDDFEISDDEEEEEEEEEEEEDEEDQGDRDATTQHKKSPKSAAVVGVKTWSHELMVWLKMKYDMPITLRVNLARVYYAICLCRGQHVNLKTYIRIFELLTKDQLLLYSHGLRLPWEDLCRELELHFAAIDVGLTIFEKKDHKQLIKLASRANYFFERDCLPKIYERIGSYFAVNSSALVMSSLSLFPTVFTPKGVEDENDIRHYIQSFFYMWEKLNKTNGFDVQISSRLGIIAMSTLSTINDDIETRKFLKLGKFGIFTADQMQYMMNTLINSLSIMMDKYSSMKLKYFHGFASTIVFSMIGDSALAEGGILNHLRTLVNAIESYIHPSNTGDWTKPISKMILALIYQFHKRYNSEVESRGFYNNIPEEFKLSRNVVKEFVSILLPIVKIGIQSKKEKVGSDYISALQLLAFLEPEYVLENTLLDIYESMEGVISTHRVSTALSTIETLSRFIVSTPVYRVHATRILSLALPGIDSNDLEKTMQSLEVFTSIANYAPFYDLTNGEGDSMLALEFTQGHIDYLKRKIYDGNIESFQVDADLEVQALKSSTSAFKDLIKSLTQRLTLLLENLPDPEISVGLESGLAVSLPKFLYIIFESISDDLFKHFRSDFFEFVFNNTYHTIATTVSEICGGIIKRDPKAFKKNARILIEKIKDEIHENEAGGYKGGVDIVPRDQALFWYLTILNEMIGNAGNQIIDMSSEVYELSFFLMEKVKSPVVFPSAYLVNQVLQTVTKIKVNECRLISPAYEQEYGIDEKCWGGFWNQSIRFSKENITFDWFIPSEQDVTFAVDFFNAHVSKSLENSMRLIHEYEKEKNSILKSSSGVVDDIRSMLLYLAYSLSGVSFLLDPSFEENIPKINHDGESIQQRLLLLKQIRELARVSNQREDSIDEGTPEYMEKIINDLTNEDFDILSEFEQGDNDLRDSKKQEEENRGREKDDESIISKPASPSQTPMARFEAKSFPLSRSESVAPAYDESGRATPQINGVHMSSMNPAITFREKSLYTSNYFFGTGSENRKFADLYSKVHKTRELIGKSLHVIYKFLMENFPDNTKIFKDFLFVIGIWFSDMGRERALDASHAKINYGYVSYLQTINRVRKPFTRIAIGARLELYHSFRVALHATSRTETSLDKLLLEDVVKLSVSTYSNISANAQSILVDAMKRLNGSYSLIIKSAFKHLAKALEMDDHQRIESGLSIFAIKKIRARLQTDFYNIYRYVDLLYRCLNVDNQNVYSSAYVLYSNVRKGLTPPSSVCLLNESAIDSIRPPDQFIDLEIKAVKLAKENKRKIYFEKLEKLQEKILADESTNGHWKITVSSLELLSNLQSYLEIPTRLDILLLFHKEAASDHPLISRKALQGISGVVNKLCTLTKYNYDIKSMYDLNFVSPHLTIVDTRPDHGVSYKAKWQEELQNTEYPNYYIDYKPSVGWLFWKDSLLAVNPAPFYKLDLNPSDLETLKTFSEFISKDWVLKIVKLWVTDAEVNSSFQVMDVFVIAALVVLVSNAYTKNFSFHDLVSIIDEIYVPDEKSAHIITAQLIIGILFGSKTMSPEFWEERDEYVSKYLKRILNEDLSPDNQGIWHVFSAFLPGHTDVRRFPKVIDVILNFQLDPNSDTAFKDSTRIAYMRGVIGSISWRLGNSDKVLEFCMKNINNRYAAVRSQIGNLMAVLSFNYYVESISDSKTFIQNCNRKEGLMLYDGRDKCKIVTIIPELFAQIEHWRKECQHLTPQEILKTNYIYTATTVLIWIRQELNTNLSIMFEFYVCSHIIPFLLELIYLREVCQLGNIDPITVLKKVSQIPYTTDYLENVISMLEHFAEKELNLVQTLVMGEFTETVYFKNLFKLTRNQRERVFNLSNKLLKNKHAEIRESAAETLSGLIHISPVEEVEGLVEKYSDLYSKELDKVRRKYRKTGYKNMENDDIIKLHGATLGLGALVHAFAFSSPPPKWVPKILTTLANKSTGIPGIVGKTAKESLGKFKKNRQDSWHIDSKVFTEEQIQDLEGVLWKSYFI
- a CDS encoding 40S ribosomal protein S10 (spliced gene;~Similar to S. cerevisiae RPS10A), translating into MLIPKEDRKKIHQYLFQEGVVVAKKDYNQPKHDEIDTRNLYVIKALQSLTSKGYVKTQFSWQYYYYTLTDEGVEFLRTELNIPEGILPLTRLKNAPAERPRPSRGGPRRGGYRGRARD